TTGTTTTTGCACCCTAAAGACTTCAGCGGCACACTGGTGGAGTTAGAGCAGGTATAGCATGGTCAATTGGTTTACGATTTTAATCACCTATCTGGTGGTGTGGTGGATGGTGCTGTTTATTGCGCTGCCATTTGGTGCACGACCTCCTGCCGACCATGAATTAGGGCATAGCACCGGCGCACCTGCACGTACCCATCTTGGCTTGAAAGTGCTGGTTACATCATTTGTTTCGGCCATTGTTACATGGATGTTTTTCGCATTTACATCGGGTTTGTTGATTGCTACACCATGATTTGCACCCTTTGCTATGTAAATCGCGGTTGATTGTTGGGGCTATCTGGTCTACCACCAATAGATAGCAGCTTAATACCCATATATGGATGACATCATGACGGCAGAAGTGAAAACCCCCGCACGCGAAACTATTGCTTT
This sequence is a window from Alphaproteobacteria bacterium. Protein-coding genes within it:
- a CDS encoding DUF1467 family protein — encoded protein: MVNWFTILITYLVVWWMVLFIALPFGARPPADHELGHSTGAPARTHLGLKVLVTSFVSAIVTWMFFAFTSGLLIATP